In Micromonospora sp. NBC_01813, the following are encoded in one genomic region:
- a CDS encoding DUF397 domain-containing protein: MELSTTPRWRKSTRSNPAGGDCVEVADNLPDRVHVRDTKDRDGGTLTFAPTAWSAFVTHTKTTSGR, translated from the coding sequence ATGGAGCTGAGCACCACCCCTCGCTGGCGCAAGTCGACCCGCAGCAACCCGGCTGGCGGCGACTGCGTCGAGGTCGCCGACAACCTCCCCGACCGGGTCCACGTCCGCGACACCAAGGACCGCGACGGCGGCACCCTGACCTTCGCCCCCACCGCCTGGTCCGCCTTCGTCACCCACACCAAGACGACCTCCGGGCGCTGA